GCTACGACACGATGCCGACGCCCGTGAGGGGCATATATTCGAAAGCCTATGCCGGCGACGAGCGCTACGAGCAGGTCGTGCGCGGGGTCGAGGCGGTCGCGCGGCGCCTGGGGCGCAAGCCGAAGGTCATGGTCGCCAAGATGGGCCAGGACGGCCACGACCGCGGGGCCAATGTGATCGCATCCGCCTTTGCCGACATGGGCTTCGACGTGTTGAGCGGGCCACTGTTCCAGACACCACGCGAAACCGCCGAAATGGCGCTGGAAAACGATGTCGACGCAGTGGGTGCGAGCAGTCTCGCCGCCGGGCACAAGACACTGATTCCCGAACTGATCGGGCACCTGAAGGAAGCGGGCCGTGCCGACATCAAGGTCGTGGCGGGCGGCGTGATCCCGGCCAAGGATTACGATTTCCTGCGGGAGGCCGGGGTGCAGGGCATCTACGGCCCGGGCAGCAACGTCGTCGAATGCGCGGCCGACGTGCTGCGCCTGCTGGGCCACAACATGCCGCCGGCGGGCGAAGATCTCGACGAGGCGGCGGAGTGAGCGCGTCCTCTTCGAGCGCCTTCGTTCCGATAGCCGCGATGATGTTCGCGGCCGGGCTGGGCATTCCCGTTTTTGCAGCGCTCAATTCTGCGCTCGGCCAGCAGCTCGGCGGACCGGTGGCCGCCACTGCGGTGACGTTCGCAGTGGGCTTTGTAATCGCCACTGCGATGCTCGTCGTTACTGGCTTCCCCGATCCTGCCTCGTTCACATTCGAGCGGCCATGGCTCTGGATCGGGGCGGTGGTCATGCTGTTCTACGCCACATCGGTGGCTTTTTCCGCGCCGCGCATCGGCCTTGGCAATGCCATCTTCTTCGTGCTGCTCGGCCAGATCGTCGCCGCGGCCATAATCGATCACTTCGGCCTGCTGGGCTCCATCCAGAGCGCGATTACTTTCAAGCGCGCGCTTGGTCTGGTTGTCATGGCAATCGGCCTCTATCTTGCCAGGAAACCCGTATGACTCGAATCCG
The sequence above is a segment of the Pelagerythrobacter marensis genome. Coding sequences within it:
- a CDS encoding DMT family transporter, whose amino-acid sequence is MSASSSSAFVPIAAMMFAAGLGIPVFAALNSALGQQLGGPVAATAVTFAVGFVIATAMLVVTGFPDPASFTFERPWLWIGAVVMLFYATSVAFSAPRIGLGNAIFFVLLGQIVAAAIIDHFGLLGSIQSAITFKRALGLVVMAIGLYLARKPV